From Myotis daubentonii chromosome 15, mMyoDau2.1, whole genome shotgun sequence, one genomic window encodes:
- the LOC132216067 gene encoding zinc finger protein 585A-like isoform X6, whose protein sequence is MAMALPSCSAEVGVTFEDIALYFSREEWSLLDEGQRQLYLNVMLENFELISSLGCCCGAENVEALTEQNISVKVSQARNIKVAVSSQKSHPCESCGPVLGNIFHVMELQGMQHGQILLRCGSCAKRFYFSVKFHQQHVREKTSIRGVDRISLANSCNFKVSQNHFTCTKVGQDFFTRSGSLHLTAPQTVDSPNAISKRGMMFQRRENCYTRKECKDDISCTHMFIQKKSVHVGSQCFVCSECGKSFTTNSHLHNHQRVHTGEKPYQCTECGKTFTSTRGLQYHQRVHTGEKPYKCSACGKCFITKTQLRSHQRVHTGEKPYQCSECGKTFTNTRGLQYHKRVHTGEKPYQCSACGKCFITKTHLRSHQRVHTGEKPYKCSDCGKSFTARATVQYHQRIHTAEEPYKCGECGKTFTSIKGLQYHQKVHTGEKPYKCSACGKCFITKTQLRSHQKVHTREKPYKCSECGKSFNKCTDLFPHQRVHTGEKPYKCCECGKSFTRSIGLRYHQRFHTGEKLHQCSECGKTFTNTRGLQYHQTVHTGEKPYKCIACGKGFIAKTHLHRHQRVHTGEKPYKCSDCGKSFTARATVQYHQRIHTGEEPYKCRECGKTFTSIKGLQYHQKVHTGEKPHKCSACGKCFITKTHLRRHQRVHTGEEPYKCRECGKSFNTCTDLCPHQSVHSGEKPYKCSKCGKSFKRSSGLQLHLRVHTEESPYLSSECGKSFTTSSELHCHQKYHTGENLYKCSECGKYFKSRSGFQYHHQSVHTGEKPYQCSECGKCFITKTHLRIHQRVHTGEKPYKCSACGKCFITKTQLCIHQRVHTGEKPYKCSECGKSFITKSDLQSHQRTHTGEKPYKCSECGKSFITKTCLRSHQRVHTGEKPYKCSKCGKSFKRRRGLHYHRRVHTAERPQQ, encoded by the coding sequence GTTGCTGCTGTGGAGCAGAGAATGTTGAGGCACTGACTGAGCAGAACATTTCTGTTAAAGTGTCACAGGCAAGAAATATCAAGGTAGCCGTGTCTTCCCAGAAGAGCCACCCCTGTGAGAGTTGTGGGCCTGTCTTGGGAAACATTTTCCACGTGATGGAGCTGCAGGGAATGCAACACGGACAGATACTGTTGAGGTGTGGTTCATGTGCAAAACGGTTTTACTTCAGTGTAAAATTTCATCAGCAGCATGTGAGAGAGAAGACTTCCATTAGAGGTGTGGACAGGATCTCACTTGCAAACAGCTGCAATTTCAAAGTTTCCCAGAATCATTTCACCTGCACAAAGGTTGGGCAGGATTTCTTTACCAGATCAGGAAGTCTCCACCTAACGGCTCCTCAGACCGTGGACAGTCCCAATGCTATTTCAAAACGTGGGATGATGTTTCAAAGGAGAGAAAATTGTTACACCAGGAAAGAATGTAAGGATGACATTAGTTGCACCCACATGTTTATTCAGAAAAAGAGTGTCCATGTTGGAAGTCAATGTTTTGTGTGctctgaatgtggaaaatcttttacaaCTAACTCTCACCTTCataatcatcagagagttcacacaggagaaaagccttatcaatgcaCTGAATGTGGAAAAACTTTTACAAGTACCAGAGGTCTccaatatcatcagagagttcacactggagaaaaaccttataaatgcagtgCATGTGGGAAATGTTTTATTACTAAGACCCAACTTCGtagtcatcagagagttcacacaggagaaaagccttatcaatgtagtgaatgtggaaaaacTTTTACAAATACCAGAGGTCTCCAATAtcataagagagttcacactggagaaaaaccttatcaATGCAGTGCATGTGGGAAATGTTTTATTACTAAGACCCACCTTCGtagtcatcagagagttcatactggagaaaagccctataAATGCAGTGactgtggaaaatcttttactgCTAGGGCTACAGTACAATAtcaccagagaattcacactgcaGAAGAGCCCTATAAATGCGGGgaatgtgggaaaacttttaCAAGTATCAAGGGTCTCCAGTATCATCAgaaagttcacactggagaaaaaccttataaatgcagtgCATGTGGCAAATGTTTTATTACTAAGACCCAACTTCGCAGTCATCAGAAAGTTCATACTAGAGAAAAGCCCTataaatgtagtgaatgtgggaaatcttttaacaAATGCACTGATCTTTTTcctcatcagagagttcacactggagaaaagccttataaatgctgtgaatgtggaaagtcttttacACGTAGCATTGGTCTCCGGTATCATCAGAGatttcacacaggagaaaagctgcatcaatgcagtgaatgtggaaaaactTTTACAAATACCAGAGGCCTCCAATATCATCAgacagttcacactggagaaaaaccgtATAAATGCATTGCATGTGGGAAAGGTTTTATTGCTAAGACCCACCTTCatcgtcatcagagagttcatactggagaaaagccctataAATGCAGTGactgtggaaaatcttttactgCTAGGGCTACGGTACAATAtcaccagagaattcacactggagaagagccttataaatgcagggaatgtgggaaaacttttaCAAGTATCAAGGGTCTCCAGTATCACCAgaaagttcacactggagaaaaacctcaTAAATGTAGCGCATGTGGCAAATGTTTTATTACTAAGACCCACCTTCgtcgtcatcagagagttcatactggagaagAGCCCTATAAATGccgtgaatgtgggaaatcttttaacaCATGCACTGATCTTTGTCCTCATCAGAGTGTTCActctggagaaaagccttataaatgcagtaaatgtggaaaatcttttaaacGTAGCAGTGGTCTCCAATTGCATCTCAGAGTGCACACTGAAGAAAGCCCTTATCTcagcagtgaatgtgggaagtcttttaccACTAGCTCTGAACTTCATTGTCATCAGAAATATCATACTGGGGAAAATctttataaatgcagtgaatgtggaaagtattttaaaagtcgCAGTGGTTTCCAATATCATCATCAGAgcgttcacacaggagaaaagccttatcaatgcagtgaatgtgggaaatgtttTATTACTAAGACCCACCTTCGtattcatcagagagttcatactggagaaaagccttataaatgcagtgcaTGTGGGAAATGTTTTATTACTAAGACCCAACTTTGtattcatcagagagttcatactggagaaaagccttacaaatgcagtgaatgtgggaaatcttttatcaCTAAAAGCGACCTTCAGAGTCATCAGCGAACtcatactggagaaaagccttataaatgcagtgaatgtgggaaatcttttatcaCTAAAACCTGCCTTCGTAGTCATCAgcgagttcatacaggagaaaagccttataaatgcagtaaatgtggaaaatcttttaaacGTAGGCGTGGTCTCCATTATCATCGCAGAGTGCACACTGCAGAAAGACCTcagcagtga